A window from Podospora bellae-mahoneyi strain CBS 112042 chromosome 1 map unlocalized CBS112042p_1, whole genome shotgun sequence encodes these proteins:
- a CDS encoding uncharacterized protein (COG:O; EggNog:ENOG503P01Z) → MADQSVFRITKELSDLQKNSDLSLAVACRDIDVRNVKALIIGPHETPYEFGFFEFDFKFNKDYPRKSPTVTCTTTNSGRTRFNPNIYANGKVCLSILGTWRGEPGEEWSAAQGLESILLSIQSLMSTNPYENEPGFEDANESSDKKNQKDYVQKIRHETLRISVIQRLEEYLGMDAGGSITPMVPSDYDLDMDTLDEDSTPFLPFKDLCKRRFLWYYESYLAAVQKGKEETKDGQSFTRMPFEGASNSMEGKFNYPELERRLRNIKNALDAETDRWAAEGMEAKAKETTVAVNLYRQFEQVVESFKRADLPHNIELVDSNPFIWAVTYFGKPMTNLDGGLFRFRLHFSPRFPEEQPRVRFETRLFHHRISPDGTPCYVSAISKREDVKSHIEAVIDALEEENPPYDPRTLVNPEAFKLYWGGVDERRNYNRRLRRSVQQSMEDF, encoded by the exons ATGGCGGACCAGTCCGTCTTCCGGATCACAAAG GAGCTGAGTGACCTCCAGAAAAACTCGGATCTTT CTCTCGCCGTCGCTTGTCGTGACATAGATGTCCGAAACGTCAAGGCCCTCATCATTGGTCCCCACGAGACGCCGTATGAATTCGGCTTCTTCGAG TTCGACTTCAAGTTCAACAAGG ATTACCCCCGCAAGTCACCAACAGTCACTTGTACCACGACAAACTCTGGCCGTACCCGGTTTAACCCCAACATCTATGCTAATGGAAAAGTTTGCTT GTCGATTCTCGG GACATGGCGTGGAGAACCTGGTGAGGAGTGGTCAGCTGCGCAGGGCCTTGAGTCTATCCTACTCTCGATCCAGAGCCTGATGTCTACGAATCCCTATGAAAACGAGCCCGGATTCGAAGATGCCAATGAGTCATCGGACAAGAAGAACCAGAAGGACTACGTCCAAAAG ATTCGGCATGAAACCCTCCGAATCTCGGTGATTCAACGTCTGGAGGAGTATCTTGGGATGGATGCAGGCGGATCTATCACCCCAATGGTGCCAAGTGACTACGATCTCGACATGGATACGCTAGATGAGGATAGCACCCCGTTCCTGCCATTCAAGGATCTATGCAAGCGTCGCTTCCTGTGGTACTATGAGTCGTACCTCGCAGCCGTccagaaggggaaggaagagacCAAGGACGGGCAATCTTTCACCAGGATGCCTTTTGAAGGAGCTAGCAACTCGATGGAGGGAAAGTTCAACTACCCAGAACTGGAGAGGCGGCTGCGCAACATCAAAAATGCTCTTGATGCGGAGACTGACCGATGGGCGGCTGAGGGAatggaggccaaggccaaagAGACCACCGTCGCGGTCAACCTCTATCGCCAGTTCGAGCAGGTGGTCGAGTCCTTCAAGCGTGCCGACCTCCCGCACAACATCGAACTGGTCGACAGCAACCCCTTTATCTGGGCAGTCACTTATTTCGGGAAGCCTATGACgaatcttgatggtgggctGTTCAGATTCAGGCTTCACTTCAGCCCCAGGTTCCCAGAAGAACAGCCTCGTGTTAGATTTGAGACCCGTCTCTTCCACCATAGGATATCCCCTGATGGAACACCATGCTATGTTTCTGCGATCAGTAAGAGAGAGGATGTCAAGTCTCACATTGAGGCGGTGATTGAtgctttggaggaggagaaccCTCCGTACGATCCTCGGACGCTGGTCAATCCGGAAGCCTTCAAGCTGTACTGGGGAGGAGTGGACGAGCGCCGCAACTACAACAGGCGTCTTCGTCGCTCGGTTCAGCAGTCTATGGA GGACTTTTAA
- the RFC2 gene encoding Subunit of heteropentameric Replication factor C (RF-C) (EggNog:ENOG503NUEK; COG:L): protein MANFFDLKARKAALANGAATKEIEKKDGENTRVQPWVEKYRPKTLSDVTAQDHTITVLQRTLQASNLPHMLFYGPPGTGKTSTILALAKELYGPELMKSRVLELNASDERGISIVREKVKDFARMQLTNVSSAAYKARYPCPPFKIIILDEADSMTQDAQSALRRTMETYSKITRFCLICNYVTRIIDPLASRCSKFRFKSLDQGNAKKRLEEIAEKEKVGLDEGAVEGLINCAEGDLRKAITYLQSAARLVGAVQQPGGGDDGEDGMDVDKKTVSVKIVQDIAGVIPDETIQRLVKAMRPTTLGGNYTPIAKEVEDMVADGWSAGQVVTQLYQAVVYDETIEDAQKNKILLVFSEIDKRLVDGADEHLSILDLALRISGILGGR from the exons ATGGCCAACTTTTTTGACCTCAAGGCCCGAAAGGCTGCCCTTGCCAATGGAGCAGCCACCAAAGAAATCGAGAAGAAAGATGGCGAGAACACCAGAGTGCAACCATGGGTTGAGAAATA ccgACCCAAAACCCTCAGCGATGTCACCGCCCAagaccacaccatcaccgtcctCCAGCGAACCCTCCAAGCCTCCAAC ctcccccacaTGCTCTTCTACGGACCCCCAGGAACAGGCAAAACCTCgaccatcctcgccctcgccaaagaGCTCTACGGTCCCGAACTGATGAAATCCCGTGTCCTCGAGCTCAACGCCTCCGACGAGCGCGGCATCTCCATCGTCCGCGAAAAAGTCAAGGATTTCGCCCGTATGCAGCTCACCAACGTCTCCTCTGCCGCCTACAAAGCCCGCTACCCCTGCCCCCCGTTTAAGATCATCATTCTGGACGAGGCAGACAGCATGACGCAGGATGCGCAGTCGGCCTTGAGACGGACAATGGAGACATACAGCAAGATTACCCGTTTTTGTTTGATTTGCAACTACGTCACGAGGATCATTGACCCATTGGCGTCGAGGTGTAGCAAGTTTAGGTTCAAGAGTTTGGACCAGGGGAATGCGAAGAAACGATTGGAGGAGATTgcagagaaggaaaaggttgggttggacgagggtgcggtggaggggttgataaACTGTGcggagggggatttgagaAAGGCGATTACTTATCTGCAGAGTGCGGCGAGACTGGTTGGGGCGGTGCAGCAGcctggtggaggagacgatggggaggatgggatggatgtggATAAGAAGACGGTTTCGGTCAAGATCGTGCAGGATATTGCGGGGGTGATTCCTGACGAGACGATTCAGAGACTTGTCAAGGCGATGAGGCCGACGACTTTGGGGGGGAATTATACACCTAttgcgaaggaggtggaggatatgGTGGCGGATGGGTGGAGTGCTGGGCAGGTGGTAACTCAGCTTTATCAGGCGGTAGTGTATGACGAGACAATTGAGGACGCGCAAAAGAACAAGATTCTGTTGGTATTCTCGGAGATTGATAAGAGGTTGGTGGACGGGGCGGATGAACATCTTTCGATTTTGGATCTGGCGTTGCGAATATCGGGTATTTTGGGTGGGAGATAG
- the rga1 gene encoding Rho-type GTPase activating protein Rga1 (COG:T; COG:Z; BUSCO:EOG09260CKC; EggNog:ENOG503NUWC), with amino-acid sequence MAGYDYGGAGGGAPGSLGLGGGDWAHGDPRGNPHGHPQNGRAPNSPAAQGGNGEADLELRQSGERNRSRPRQARTASGQVRVCKKCGEPLTGQFVRALDGTFHLDCFKCRDCGQIVASKFFPAEDENGEGQYPLCETDYFRRLGLLCHQCGGALRGSYITALDRKYHVDHFTCSLCPTVFGAQDSYYEHDGQVYCHYHYSTQFAQRCSGCQTSILKQFVEIFRNGQNQHWHPECYMIHKFWNVRLNSPQEAPVITQDDTAGREHVRGEEERMEEKVYRIWSVLSTFEESSAACISDMLLHVSNGAYVDGVMVAKKFIFHVDILFRSADRLDATMSSDADPKSGLAYGREAKLLCKKIVAFFSLLSKTQDRVTRKPGVTQELLTLVTGLAHYLKLLIRICLQGALRIEKERNSPDGLYNFLDDLGDLEALKVDDHSTTTLQLTSGMSRLSAHDSDQCILCHKPIEDECAKSGDKRWHLACVNCSHCGKELGRKLQEARLKPYDTKVFCNTCDPHIPAHLSPFEHITKLQQYVFLLQVALARLLEILRANGALDNGDDPNGGDLDSAEGRSRQQGGDYPRHHRESSYESALNDVRRLKSTRMDKHLSSSFRKARTSRILDGPESSSVRPGSAGGTGEGGHSRGFHIVDERGPIDEEDMTLPNQDALTLDDIPRIVAAEQAAREQRSYQPNQNRQELFRSPATEPRLGAGGANNMHQRSLSDGKGVGSRGLPDQGTMRGTRRYFSELSGLEYFIVRHLAVMTMHPMVENEFTLEELLGFIENKKAPTFWKNIGKAFKNDKQKAVKKKGVFGVPLEVIIERDGCESTDGVGPGTLKIPSIIDDIISAMKQMDLSVEGVFRKSGNLKKLGEVAEALDREEDVDFSSTHVVQLAALLKRYLRELPDPLMTQKLYRLWLTAAKIPDPEKRKHCLHLACCLLPKANRDCLEVLFCFLKWVGSFHQVDDESGSKMDIRNLATVIAPNVLLDANKAASLDSDPMFAIQAVEVIIASIEEMCLVPDDLADLLQDQSLFNNSAELTTKEILKRFGDRAANGPIRQYSDVGELMGRHDNNPSRPPPRRIETDPASWQQESSVRPMQEPTIPAFAAAATPPVQGTPPPHKRGPYDLPQQSPYRGPEAGNQGHLTSSQPPQQQPQHNQPQPGPPGQGNRGEWRNSGWGRQNNGLTTGTA; translated from the exons ATGGCAGGATACGACtatggtggtgctggcggcggAGCTCCTGGTAGCCTGGGCCTAGGAGGCGGCGATTGGGCACACGGTGATCCTCGTGGGAACCCTCACGGCCATCCTCAGAATGGCAGAGCCCCAAACTCACCAGCAGCTCAGGGTGGCAACGGAGAAGCAGACTTGGAGTTGAGACAAAGCGGCGAGCGCAACAGATCGCGGCCACGGCAGGCTAGGACAGCCAGTGGCCAGGTACGTGTCTGCAAGAAGTGTGGAGAGCCTTTGACAGGTCAATTCGTTCGCGCTCTGGATGGCACATTCCATTTGGACTGCTTCAAGTGCCGG GATTGCGGACAAATCGTAGCTTCCAAATTCTTTCCAGCAGAGGACGAGAACGGCGAGGGACAATACCCCCTTTGCGAAACGGATTACTTCCGACGACTAGGCCTGCTGTGCCATCAATGCGGTGGAGCATTACGAGGTTCCTACATAACTGCGCTCGATCGCAAATACCACGTCGATCACTTCACCTGCTCCCTTTGCCCAACAGTATTCGGTGCTCAAGACAGCTATTATGAGCATGATGGCCAGGTTTATTGCCATTACCATTACTCGACCCAGTTCGCCCAACGATGCAGCGGCTGTCAAACCTCGATCCTGAAACAATTCGTTGAAATATTCCGAAACGGACAAAACCAGCACTGGCATCCTGAATGCTACATGATCCACAAGTTTTGGAACGTCCGCCTCAATTCACCACAAGAAGCACCTGTCATCACCCAAGATGACACTGCTGGCCGCGAGCACGTccgcggcgaggaggaacgcatggaggagaaggtaTACCGGATCTGGAGCGTGCTGTCGACCTTCGAAGAGTCTTCGGCTGCTTGTATATCAGACATGCTCCTGCATGTGAGCAATGGCGCCTATGTGGATGGTGTCATGGTGGCGAAGAAGTTCATCTTCCATGTCGACATCCTTTTCCGTTCTGCAGACCGGCTCGACGCCACTATGTCCAGCGACGCGGACCCCAAAT CTGGTTTGGCATACGGGCGTGAGGCCAAATTGCTTTGCAAAAAGATCGTGGCATTTTTCTCGCTGCTGTCCAAGACCCAAGACCGTGTTACACGCAAGCCTGGTGTCACGCAAGAGCTGTTGACGCTTGTCACCGGTCTTGCCCACTATTTGAAGCTACTTATCAGAATCTGTCTGCAAGGCGCTCTTCGGAtcgaaaaagaaaggaacTCACCAGATGGGCTTTACAATTTCCTGGATGATCTGGGCGATCTCGAAGCGCTCAAAGTGGACGACCATTCTACAACCACACTCCAGTTGACTTCGGGCATGTCCAGATTATCTGCACATGACTCGGACCAGTGCATTCTCTGCCATAAGCCCATCGAAGACGAATGTGCAAAGAGTGGAGATAAACGGTGGCACCTGGCCTGCGTCAACTGCTCGCATTGCGGCAAAGAGCTTGGTCGCAAGCTTCAAGAGGCCCGGTTGAAACCCTACGACACCAAGGTATTTTGCAATACTTGCGACCCTCATATTCCTGCACACCTATCGCCGTTTGAACACATTACCAAGCTACAACAATACGTCTTCCTGCTCCAGGTTGCCCTGGCTAGACTGCTGGAGATTCTTCGAGCGAACGGCGCTCTTGACAATGGTGACGATCCAAACGGAGGCGATCTCGATTCTGCTGAGGGTAGGTCCAGGCAGCAAGGGGGCGATTATCCACGGCATCATCGAGAGTCGTCCTACGAGAGCGCTCTCAATGATGTCCGAAGACTAAAGAGCACCCGTATGGACAAGCACTTGTCGTCCAGCTTTAGAAAGGCAAGGACATCAAGGATTCTGGATGGACCTGAGAGCAGCAGCGTGCGGCCAGGGTCGGCTGGTGGCACAGGCGAGGGGGGTCATAGTCGGGGATTCCATATTGTTGACGAGCGCGGGCCTATCGATGAAGAGGACATGACATTGCCCAATCAGGACGCCTTGACACTCGACGATATCCCAAGGATTGTTGCGGCTGAGCAAGCGGCAAGGGAACAAAGGTCCTATCAGCCAAACCAGAACCGCCAGGAGCTTTTCCGGTCTCCGGCCACGGAACCACGActgggtgctggtggtgctaATAACATGCACCAGCGAAGTCTGTCAGATGGCAAAGGAGTCGGTTCACGCGGTCTCCCAGACCAGGGCACCATGCGAGGCACACGACGGTATTTCTCGGAGTTATCAGGACTGGAGTACTTTATCGTCAGACACTTGGCTGTCATGACGATGCATCCTATGGTTGAGAATGAGTTTACGCTGGAGGAACTCCTGGGGTTCATTGAGAACAAGAAGGCTCCTACTTTCTGGAAGAACATTGGCAAGGCGTTCAAAAATGACAAGCAAAAGgccgtcaagaagaagggggtgtttGGCGTCCCATTGGAAGTCATCATTGAGCGGGACGGTTGCGAGTCGACCGACGGTGTCGGACCTGGTACTTTGAAGATCCCTTCCATTatcgacgacatcatctcGGCAATGAAGCAAATGGACCTCTCGGTTGAAGGTGTCTTCCGAAAAAGTGGCAACCTTAAGAAGTTGGGAGAGGTGGCCGAAGCGTTGGACAGGGAAGAGGATGTTGATTTTAGCTCGACGCATGTTGTTCAGCTGGCCGCCCTCTTGAAGCGATACCTGCGAGAACTCCCAGATCCTTTGATGACGCAGAAACTCTACCGTCTTTGGTTAACAGCGGCCAAGATCCCAGATCcagagaagaggaagcactGCCTGCACTTGGCATGCTGCTTGCTTCCAAAAGCGAACCGCGACTGCTTGGaagttttgttttgtttcttgaaATGGGTGGGATCTTTCCACCAAGTGGACGATGAATCCGGATCCAAGATGGACATCAGGAATCTGGCCACCGTCATTGCCCCCAACGTTTTGTTGGATGCCAACAAGGCTGCAAGCCTTGACAGCGACCCCATGTTTGCCATTCAGGCCGTGGAGGTTATAATTGCTAGTATTGAGGAGATGTGTCTG GTCCCTGATGACCTGGCCGATCTCCTGCAAGATCAATCATTATTCAACAACAGTGCCGAATTGACAACCAAGGAAATTCTGAAGCGTTTTGGCGACCGTGCAGCCAACGGCCCAATCCGACAGTATAGTGACGTAGGAGAGCTGATGGGCCGCcacgacaacaaccccagccgcccaccgccgaggaggataGAAACCGACCCGGCATCATGGCAGCAGGAAAGCAGCGTGCGACCAATGCAGGAGCCAACGATACCGGCCTttgcggcagcagcaacaccaccagttCAGGGcacgccaccaccacacaaacGTGGACCGTATGACCTGCCCCAACAGTCACCATACAGAGGACCGGAGGCCGGGAACCAAGGGCATCTGACATCATCACAGccgccacaacaacagccgcaGCACAACCAGCCTCAGCCAGGACCACCAGGACAGGGAAACAgaggggagtggaggaaCTCGGGGTGGGGGAGACAGAATAACGGGTTGACTACTGGGACTGCGTAG
- a CDS encoding uncharacterized protein (EggNog:ENOG503PICV), whose translation MDPTYCTSYPPAMSGANPEATDPQHRSKSRKSSKSTSVKSSSKKQQPPSPIKDRSRSEGGGGGKLLGKVSKLTGWLSTSEPSTQALLSHQKEAFRKAGIPLTDSEAHSKLRAPIGEIPSDAITSTTGPDPEELLRRRKEERRRKERERRGSELTAGGSIRSGGSGGSGSLSGYSMSGGSGSFRKGEVSGLSPVGRVGGQQQVPWNYGWDDKWQ comes from the coding sequence ATGGACCCAACCTACTGCACCTCCTACCCTCCAGCCATGTCCGGCGCAAACCCAGAAGCAACAGACCCCCAACACCGGTCCAAATCCCGCAAAAGCAGCAAATCAACCTCTgtcaaatcctcctccaagaaacaacagcccccctccccaatcaaaGACAGGAGTCGAAGCgaaggcggaggtggagggaaaCTCCTGGGAAAGGTCTCCAAACTCACGGGCTGGCTCTCAACATCCGAGCCCTCCACGCAAGCTCTTCTGTcacaccaaaaagaagcttTTCGCAAGGCGGGGATCCCCCTGACGGATAGTGAAGCTCACTCCAAGCTCAGGGCACCGATAGGGGAGATCCCTTCTGATGCGATCACCTCGACGACGGGGCCTGATCCGGAGGAACTgctcaggaggaggaaggaagagaggaggagaaaagagagggagaggagggggagtgagCTGACCGCGGGGGGGAGTATAAGGAgtggggggagtggtggaagTGGGAGTTTGTCTGGGTATAGTATGagtggggggagtgggagttttaggaagggggaggtgtcGGGGTTAAGTCCGGTTGGCCGGGTTGGGGGCCAGCAGCAAGTGCCGTGGAATTATGGGTGGGATGACAAATGGCAGTGA
- a CDS encoding uncharacterized protein (BUSCO:EOG09261YRA; EggNog:ENOG503NX1B; COG:S), producing the protein MSTNGIWSSDRRYSSEEDHHPTTTNEHTRLLPNRVDSTTYTPHNPSNGPYLSPDDPAVSPYNLFTVRLVRYATVALTILTFIWWVLMVVSVFVTPPGLHVRGSPFFSFSYATVALVTLTISLIFFAVPSKSQRVLSLVLAGLLLVDTIVIVAVTRTRHEEIWVGIGSVVWATLMVGWVVIAERTVQWGKAEEEERLTGRPEHRRTLLEWTEVLLSSVALSVITAVVVLMTCTLILRAVDSGLRPPGERYWVDEDKYQIHLYCYGNKTDASGAKSTTVLIEGGEDPVERGLWQLAENAVKNGSIERFCFADRPGMAWSDTAPSPLSASMASDVLGETLSRAGEEGPWVLVSAGIGSIYSRVFSSRHGEDVRGLLMIDPLHEDLLSRVGDPGRGFLLWLRGVISPCGIDRILGALLRGRRSVDRVWGRASYQSGTTIFAKLQESLVADSLTKRDVASSRAIQDKETPLVIISSGEQIRRDSEWEAKQRDLSHLTRKLEDWDIVDKAPHRVWDTLEGRDIIERRLKRLVKA; encoded by the exons aTGTCCACAAATGGCATCTGGTCCTCGGACCGGCGCTACTCCTCCGAAGaggaccaccaccccaccacaacaaacGAACacacccgcctcctcccaaaccgcGTCGACAGCACAACCTAcaccccccacaacccctccaacggCCCTTACCTCTCCCCCGACGACCCAGCCGTGTCCCCCTACAACCTCTTCACCGTCCGCCTGGTCCGCTACGCCACCGTCGCGCTCACCATCCTGACATTCATctggtgggtgttgatggttgtCTCCGTCTTCGTCACACCGCCCGGTCTTCACGTTCGCGGATCacccttcttcagctttaGTTACGCTACTGTTGCGCTAGTTACGCTTACCATCTCGTTGATCTTCTTTGCGGTGCCGAGTAAGAGCCAACGGGTTCTGAGTCTGGTTCTTGCGgggctgttgctggttgaCACGATTGTTATCGTTGcggtgacgaggacgagacaTGAGGAGATTTGGGTAGGGATAGGAAGTGTCGTTTGGGCTACGCTCATGGTAGGGTGGGTGGTCATTGCGGAGAGGACGGTTCAGTGGGGtaaggcggaggaggaggagaggttgactGGGCGGCCGGAGCACAGGAGGACGTTGCTGGAGTGGACAGAGGTGCTGCTGTCGAGTGTGGCGCTTTCGGTGATTactgcggtggtggtgctcatGACTTGTACCCTGATCTTGAGGGCGGTTGATTCTGGGCTGAGACCGCCGGGTGAGAGGTACtgggtggatgaggacaAGTACCAGATTCATCTGTACTGTTACGGAAACAAGACTGATGCCAGCGGGGCAAAGTCGACGACGGTGTTGattgagggaggtgaggatcCGGTTGAAAGGGGTCTGTGGCAGCTGGCCGAGAATGCGGTCAAAAATGGCTCGATTGAGAGGTTCTGCTTTGCGGATAGGCCCGGTATGGCTTGGAGTGACACTGCTCCGTCGCCACTCTCGGCCAGCATGGCTTCGGATGTCTTGGGGGAGACATTGTCGagggctggagaggagggtccCTGGGTTTTGGTCAGTGCTGGGATTGGGTCGATCTACTCGAGAGTGTTCAGCTCAAGACACGGAGAAGATGTGAGGGGCTTGTTGATGATTGATCCGCTTCATGAGGATCTGCTCTCAAGAGTTGGAGACCCGGGCCGTGGGTTCTTGCTCTGGCTGAGAGGCGTCATCTCGCCGTGTGGAATTGATAGAATCCTCGGCGCGCTACTCAGAGGGAGACGCTCCGTGGACCGAGTTTGGGGCCGTGCCTCGTATCAATCtggcaccaccatctttgCCAAACTGCAGGAAAGTCTGGTGGCCGACTCTCTCACGAAGCGAGACGTTGCTTCAAGCCGGGCCATTCAGGACAAGGAGACGCCACTGGTTATTATTAGCTCTGGGGAACAAATAAGACGGGATAGTGAGTGGGAAGCTAAG CAACGGGATCTAAGCCACCTTACCAGGAAGCTGGAAGACTGGGATATTGTTGACAAGGCTCCCCATCGTGTCTGGGATACCCTCGAGGGGAGAGACATCATCGAAAGGAGGCTGAAGAGATTGGTAAAGGCCTAA
- the ERG26 gene encoding erg26, C-3 sterol dehydrogenase (COG:E; COG:I; EggNog:ENOG503NWMM), which produces MASEKKPSLGSAMVIGGCGFLGHHVVRLLLRDYTTTSISVIDLRCTRNRRPESDGVKYYEADITDADKLISVFSEARPDVVIHTASPPAQSNDSVSHALFKKVNVDGTAAVIKACQTTGVKALVYTSSASVMSDNKSDLINADERWPTVRGENQTEYYSETKAAAEELVLLANRASPAPSLLTCAIRPSGIMGEGDTMVLYHMINIYRQGRTGVQVGDNNNLFDFTYVENVAHGHLLAARALLLTSSSSTVPLDHERVDGEAFLVTNDSPVYFWDFCRAIWAAAGSPMGTDHVRVLPRGVGMVLGFLSECFFAMIGKPPTFNRQRIVYSCMTRYYDISKAKKRLGYRPLVSLDEGVRRSVKWTLEQEKVNAEKK; this is translated from the exons ATGGCGTCCGAAAAGAAGCCATCCCTCGGCTCTGCCATGGTAATCGGCGGCTGCGGCTTCCTCGGCCACCACGtcgtccgcctcctcctgcgcgactacaccaccacctctatCTCGGTCATCGACCTCCGGTGCACGCGCAACCGCCGCCCCGAATCCGACGGCGTCAAGTACTACGAAGCCGACATCACCGACGCCGACAAGCTCATCTCCGTCTTCTCAGAAGCCCGTCCTGACGTGGTCATCCACACTgcctcccccccagcccaaTCCAACGACAGCGTCTCCCACGCTCTTTTCAAAAAGGTCAACGTCGATggcaccgccgccgtcatcAAGGCCTGCCAAACCACCGGCGTCAAGGCCCTGGTgtacacctcctccgcctcggtCATGTCAGACAACAAGTCCGACTTGATCAACGCAGACGAAAGATGGCCCACCGTCCGCGGTGAGAACCAGACAGAGTACTACTCCGAGACCAAG GCCGCAGCAGAAGAGCTCGTCCTCCTTGCCAACCgcgcctcccccgccccctccctcctcacctgcGCCATCCGCCCCTCGGGCATCATGGGCGAAGGCGACACAATGGTCCTCTACCACATGATCAATATCTACCGCCAAGGCCGCACCGGCGTCCAAGTCggcgacaacaacaacctcttcgACTTCACCTACGTCGAAAACGTCGCCCACGgccacctcctcgccgcccgcgccctcctcctcacttcctcctcctctaccgTCCCCCTCGACCACGAGCGCGTCGACGGCGAAgccttcctcgtcaccaacGACTCCCCGGTCTACTTTTGGGACTTTTGCCGGGCCATCTGGGCCGCCGCGGGATCGCCCATGGGGACGGACCATGTGAGGGTTCTGCCGAGGGGTGTGGGAATGGTGTTGGGTTTCTTGAGCGAGTGCTTTTTTGCCATGATTGGGAAGCCGCCTACGTTTAACAGGCAGAGGATTGTGTATAGCTGCATGACGAGGTATTACGACATTAGCAAGGCGAAGAAACGGTTGGGGTACAGGCCGTTGGTGAGcttggatgagggggtgaggaggagtgTCAAGTGGACgttggagcaggagaaggtgaaTGCTGAGAAGAAGTAA
- a CDS encoding uncharacterized protein (EggNog:ENOG503P3KP) encodes MPGLTIINDGTQATPASGAAHGSGPGSAPQQQPSQPQPPPPNSSSRQAPQRHQQPPQLPTTITTTRAPSPTRPPISPITPKLDPTKPTIPPHLPKETPIPPPTIPDFSLSRPPLSHTSQPQAQTAIPPPQPVPLDFDSNPDVLALKSAISILQLQRQRAQADIKSLHKAKLSALSDPASFVADLTIGKVGQKEEALFGGSPPSDSDSDDSDEDTKKQDGEEKEKEPAWRKLPKPQTVVRCPPINWNQYAIVGESLDKLHAEQLKAPTPGVPVVMTGGSNQGTAGRFEFTAGQQDGGGGAGGGLMGSNQPQKLVGIAAPYVPGRDKIEKKRGGKRS; translated from the coding sequence ATGCCCGGCCTCACCATCATAAACGACGGAACACAGGCCACGCCGGCCTCCGGCGCGGCGCACGGTTCCGGACCCGGCTCCgcacctcaacaacaaccatctcaacctcaaccaccaccaccaaactcatCATCACGACAAGCACCACAacgccatcaacaaccaccacaactccCCACCACGATCACAACCACCagagcaccctccccaacccgcccccCAATATCCCCCATAACCCCCAAACTCGACCCCACCAAACCGaccatcccccctcacctcccaaaagaaacccctatcccacccccaacaatcCCCgacttctccctctcccgcccacccctctcccacacctcccaaccccaagcccaaaccgccatcccccctccccaaccagtCCCACTAGACTTCGACTCCAACCCCGACGTCCTAGCCCTCAAATCAGCAatctccatcctccaactccagcGCCAACGCGCCCAAGCAGATATCAAATCCCTCCACAAAGCTAAactctccgccctctccgaCCCAGCCTCCTTTGTCGCAGACCTCACAATCGGAAAGGTTGGCCAAAAGGAAGAGGCCCTATTCGGGGGATCACCGCCCTCCGACTCTGACTCTGACGACTCCGACGAGGACACTAAGAAgcaagatggagaggagaaggaaaaggagccAGCATGGAGGAAGTTACCCAAACCACAAACTGTCGTCCGATGCCCGCCTATAAACTGGAATCAGTACGCAATCGTGGGCGAGAGTTTGGATAAGTTACATGCTGAACAGCTCAAGGCGCCGACGCCGGGGGTTCCGGTTGTGATGACGGGGGGGTCAAACCAGGGGACGGCTGGGAGGTTCGAGTTTACGGCTGGGCagcaggatggtggtggaggtgcaggagggggtttgatggggagtAATCAGCCGCAGAAGTTGGTCGGGATCGCGGCGCCGTATGTGCCGGGGAGGGACAAgattgagaagaagaggggagggaagcgGTCGTGA